The Sabethes cyaneus chromosome 1, idSabCyanKW18_F2, whole genome shotgun sequence DNA segment AGATAATGGGGATTCCAGACCGCCGAGCAATATTCCAGCGCCGAACGGACAAGCGCGCAGTACAAATTCTCCAAGCAATGTACATCGGTGAAGCTTTTCGCAGTCCTTATGATTAGGCCAAGACTgcgggatgctttagcaacgatgTAGCTGACGTGCTGCTTGTTGTAGGTCAGCTGAGAATCAAGGAGGGCTCCCAGGTCCTTGATGCAAAACTCTCTTTTAATGAATTCCCCGCCTAGATGATAGTTGAAAAGGATTTGCCGTTTTTTCCTGGAGAACGACACAACTGAACACATGCTAATGTTTAACACCGTTCTATTTTCGTTACACCATCTACAAAAGCTCTCCAGTTGCTGTTGTAAAAAACACGGTATCTTCCACTTTTTTTACCTCGAGATAGATCCTAAAGTGATCATCAGCAAAGGAAAGCCTGGGTCCTCGTAGCAAAAAGTTTACATAGTTGAAGTATAGCACGAAGATGAGCGAAGTAGTTTTTTGTGGCGCTGCTCGCGGGGGACATACGCACTCTTGTCATGATTAAGCGGAAGGTGCGAGGGACGGTATTTGGTAGATCTACCAATTGAAAGCGGAAAGTGGcagaggcatatgaatcacgagcgaCAAGCACTGCTTTCCATCGTACATCCTACAAGTCGGTaagctacagtgggctggacaagtcgtaaggatgccggacttCTGTGTGGCTTCTGAGACgcttgggaaattggcgacgtgaATCAGCTCTAGTTAACCCAGCTGTATGCTGACGACGACGCTACATAATCGGGGACAAGCCATCCGAATCCGGGACGTTTGCTCAACCTACCCTGAATGGAGATGTTAAATAACATGTAGTAGtctatccccttgccgcaaccctctgcgcgattcgaaaggactcgagagtgccttcGAAACACGcactaagcacatcactcgctccgcTCCattgtagctttgatcagtcgctcGCGGTAGTTTGTTCAGAAACCCCATCTCGTGCGTTATCTGGTATAGTGGCGTTCGCGCTCGGCTGTAGCCTGTGCTGTCCTGGAATTCACAAAAAAGATGAGTCATGGACGCGTTGTAATCTCGAAATTTCTaaaggatttgtcggaaagcgaaaatttgatccatagtagcaaGGGCctccataaaacccgcctgatactgccgtGCGAAACTTCTTGCTTTTGGGGTTAGACGACGTTATAAAATCAGAGAGAACACTTGATAGGTGGCGTTCGTAGCAGCGCTTCATTCCAAGGCTTGAGGGTTGGTACCGCGTAGTCTCCAGCCTCTTACTGTCTCTTTGTCGGTTCGTGAGCTGACAGCTTCTGAACTTTGGTCGTAGGGATGGAGAATACTGTTCCGCCATGCGGTTCAGGATTTTGTTGCGAATAGCCGTTAGTTGATCCGCGATAAGTATAGTGGATATATGGATCACTTGACGTGATTGCGATGCTAGAGGCATCCGGCGTCGCATCTGAGATACAGCTTAGTGCCGCCTTTTCTGTACATTGGAGAGCCGCTTGAGCGCAATACGGGACGACGTTGGCACGCTATCGTCGTCTGCCCGTGTCGCCTGTTGGGTAGATTGTCTATACGGCTCTCCACATTCCCTTTTGGTGAACTCAGAATCAACAAAGAAACTGAAGGTCCTCTCTGGAGgctgtcgaggttaaagttTTCCACCAGGTCTTCTTCCTTAGTTTGAACCATAAAAAGTCCTAGCCTGTCCTAGCTTCAAGTTATCCGATTTCCACTAGGGAACGTATGGTACCACGAGGACAGAGGGCTAGGAGTTGCTGAAGACAGCCTCTATAGCTGTATATATAAGATAGACCGTGAGGTTCTAACGGCGCGCGTTATCCAGCCATGCTTTAGACTCCGGACCATGCGAGGAACTTGCGAATCGATCGTGTGCAGAAAAGGTTACGTCTGGCATTGAGGGACTTTCCATGGTGTGGTACCAACAATTTATTCGTCTGCTTGGACTGGACATACTTCAACGTTTGTAGCCTGCCGAAATACGGCCACCTAATCAGTCCGCTATTCGCTCCCCAAATCTCTGAAGcaagtgacttaagcgccacctcgtgAGAGGGTCACTTGCCACGTTCAGGCTTGCCCGGCCAGAAACTCCGCCTCAGGGCGGGTCAGTTAAATAATCTCAAAAGGGGGGAAACAAAACAGCAGACGCAATCCGCCAAAGGTACTCAGTCTACGAACGATAATGTCTCTAAAACCTCAGAAGTTCCTTAAAAATCCCTACTATCAGAAACCGACTCGTATTTCTCATCACCGGCCAAAACTCTGTACGAACAGATCACTGACCAGCTTCGAAAGTCCGAGTGCGGGGACTGTTTTCCCAGGCAGTCCAACCTGGAGTACTAAATCACCAAAATCAAACAAACTAAGACGAACGCGAGACGTGAGACACCTTTAGACTATTTAAACCGCATCAAACATCACTCCATTAGTAGAATTAACGAAACAAAATCTatgaattttacaatttttattctACGTCTAACATGCTTTCTATACCTAGGATTTTTGTTGAACTACTCTAATATTTCTTACGGCACCATAATTGCGTGGGTGGAGAATTCTAATGCGCCTACATCTATACTTTTAGCACGACCTAACGCTCTAAATTCTTCACTATAATTGGCTTGGCTCGCGAGCTTTAATACGCTATGATGGTGTGTGTTGGCTCACTGTAGCGCTTTAGCGCATCACCCTGCGCAGGGATTTTATAGCGTACTCACAGGTTTAGCGAAGATTCCCACTACTCCACGGCGATGCTGCAATCCGGGTACCGCAGCTACAGTGAATCACCGCCAAAGGCGGTTTATGTGCTGGACTGCACTATGCTGGCTCCAAAACAAAATGGCGTCTACCTCAGCATATGCCGGCTAGTCCaacctatagttactatatatatagttcggcggatagaaaaccaggcgaattggcatccctgatttatgaaattaaatttgaaattatggtgaaatgtgcaggtttttacgaaaaataatcactggcgggtgttgaaaatgactagttttatgaaaataaagtgtatttttttaacattactcctgcattttggattttgaaaagcttttggctccgcttttgacgtttatttggctcccgattttctatccgccgaactatatatatagtaactatagtccaACCAGCGGTTTTATGTGCTGCACGGGCCGATTAATCCAATCGGCGGCGGTTTGGTTTAGCGGGAGCCGATTATTCCAATCGGCGACGGTTTAGCGGTGCCAGAATCCCCGATTCTAGCCGAAAGTGGGTCGAAGAGTGTGCGGCAGGAGGGGGGATGAGCTTTGCTGGCGGTGTGGTTGGTAGCTTTTCGCCGAGcgctaaaaaaaagttgaaacaaTCCAACACAAAAAGCCGTCGAACGGCTGTTCAACGCGGTGAGCCAACTATTCGAATagctaagttttaaatttttaaatacctTTGATGTTCTCCACACTTGCTAGCAAAGTCTCCACCACGTAGCTAATCCTGTCTGCGCTATCTAACTATTTAatgaaagaacatttaacaAAGCTAACTAACCTAAAGATAACTCACTATTAGCACAAACCTCGTTTAAAGTCGCGAAACACAAAACACACACTCTGACTTGCTCCACTGATCAGATAGAAATGATCGAAGCGAGATTTGAAATACCCTCAGATAGGAACgaggtttttaaatttgaaagcgGAATTTTGTAACGAACTTCTGCGACCAATTCAAACGCGAACAAatctctctttttccctttggtTTTATGCATCTAACCATTTCATTTCCCAGAGTTTATTGAACTTTCTTCGGGCTAATTTGAAGAAGAACATGGCAAGCAACTCTACGCTTCGTGCTTCGAAATTTGAGTTTGCGAATAGCGAATGAGCGGCTCTAGGAAAGAGAAAACTCGGCTAACTTGTACGCAATATGCATTGCGTATGCGTAGCCAACTAGCCATAATTTCTAGTGGAACATGCTTTAATCGCTAAACTTATCGAAACTACAGAAACAAACTAATTTAATGACCCTAATTGCTACACGTTGTCCAACAGAAGTTATTTATGGCCAAAGTACTAAAAGGCGAAATTAACTCAGCGGAGACCCTGTCCATGATAAACTTAGGTCTTTAGGAGTTTGTTATGGCACCGTTGTTCCTGATATTGCTGATGGGCAACAGCGTCTTGAATCTGTCTCCAATAATCCAGAACTCAAATGTACCCATTTACGGaatacatttttggatttttgatATCCATTCGTTGTAACGATGCGTTTGTAGAATCTTGGGAATCTTGTACAGTCGAGTTTTCTCAAAGTTGTTGTAGTTTTTATCTGTTAGAATTCTCAAAAAACCACAATTTTTTCCGGTAGAAACAAAGCCCGCTCGCAGCTCGTTGGTCTCTCTACCGCTCTGGTATATACAGGCCGTAACGCCACAAACCCTCCAAACGTTTTGcgtttgcgacagatctcctggaGTGCTACGACACCGAACATTCGGGTTTCTAGCTGTTCTAGCAGTACCCTGTTGCCACCAACAGAATTCAGCGAGCTgcagttccacgtcccaagcattcattccatgtccttatttcatgGTCgtcttggtccatgccgaatgatCACAGACGAATTTCCTTGCTGGTTCGTGGTAAGACAGGTTTAGCTAGATTGCTAGATTGCtagagtgcttctctgcagatctcgtttgcttctttcctcaaggtgtgtccgatccacttccgcctacgttcacgaatttctgttgctatcggccgttgatgacctttcgcagacctgcaaaggcacccctggccttccagatccgtgtggctatatcagtcttggtaccaccatcgggcgttgtctggctaccaaaatattgaaaggcgtctacctgctcaacttattGTTCCACTACTGTGAAATTGGTGGGATTGTCCGCTATGGTTCAGAATTTCGTTGTGAAAAGAACAGTCCCTTTTGGCGAACTCAGGACTAACGAAGAGACTGACGGTCCTCCATACAACGAGTCGCTGTCGAGGTTGAGGTTTTGCTTCAACTCTTCCTCCTTCGTTCGATCTATTGCGCGCGATTCTACGGAGTCCTGCGAGTTCATTAGTTCTGGCATTGTAAGGCGGTCGAATTCATAAATTCATCCTTCGGCACGGTTCGCATGACATCTtgaattaggggtttatccattcatgtttttacgtaatagccatggGTATCTATTCCAACCGTCCTCCTTAAAGGGGCTTTGaaccctctgctctggttctcagtagtttcaagttcattcgaacatgcttctacaaAGATTtctcatttgcaggcggaggaTTTACACTCAACATTCGCATAAGTGCCTCCTTTCCTGTCCCTTTATGACCCCAATTTTTTGCTAGGGAATGTATCCTGAATGATACCGGAAGGAGGTGGGGATAGGACTTGCTGGAAGAGGCCCCTCTTTGGAACCTCTTTGGAATCTAATTTATAGCTGTATATTCACGTTATTTAAAAGCGTCGTACTACTGCCTTCTACGCTCCGCACTCGTTTGGTTTGCGAATCGAGCGTGTGCAGAAAAGTTTTCTACGTCTGGCATTGAGATTCACCACATGGTGTGGTACTAGCAATGTTCTTCTTATCCGGAACGCTGACGTCTACTTATAGACTGGACACACTTCAACGGTGTCAAACAGAAGTCACTTATTGCCAAAGTAGGCACCAAAACGCAAAATCGACTCAGCGAAGGAAGTCCCCGTCAAAGATAAACTTAGGTCCACCAGTTACTGTACCTTTTTATCTCAGAACAGGTACTTTTTTACAGAAGAAAAACCgagaaatagaaaaaactgttaCAAATTAAGTAAAATGTTTGACCATCTTTATCAAGACCTGAGAATCAAGACTATCAACAGCTTATGAAAAACTTTTGGTTGCTAGGTTACGGTAAGACGTATGTTACCGGGGAATTTGCTACGCGGGTGCACTTTTTTGTGGCTTACTTTGATTTCTGCAAAGACCTCAATGGACTGCTCCCAATGTTCGTAGCGTTGTTGAGTTGAGGTTAGGGTTTGTCTAGCATAAAGCGGACATAAAACAGTCGTTTCAATCGTTATTAAAATATGTATCCCATTCCAGGTGTGGCCACTGCAAAAAACTCGCCCCGACCTGGTCCAAGCTGGCCGAAATCAAAAACGACGACAGTGCGGCCCAGGTGAAGATCGGCCGGGTAGACTGCACCAACGATGGTGATCTGTGCAGCGAGCAGGATGTCACCGGCTATCCGACGTTGAAGTTCTTCAAAGCCGGCGCTGCCGGCTCGGATACATCGGTTAAATATCGCGGTGCCCGCGATCTGGATGCCTTCGGTTCCTTCCTTCGGGAACAACTTGGACTCGAATCGGACGAAGACACCACCGACGAAACGGATTCCGTTGCCGAACCGCCGAAGCCCGTTTCGGTGCTGGTCGAACTGACCGACGATACCTTTGCCAAGCACATCTCGAGTGGTAAGCACTTCGTTAAGTTCTTTGCCCCTTGGTGTGGTCACTGTACCAAGTTGGCCCCCACCTGGCAGCAACTGGCCGAAACCCTACAGCACGACACCTCGATTAGCATCTCAAAGATCGACTGTACCCAGTACCGACCGATCTGTGCCGATTTCGAAGTGAAGGGCTACCCAACACTTCTGTGGATCGAAGATGGCAAAAAGATCGAAAAGTACTCCGGTGCTCGAACACACGAAGATTTGAAGGCCTTTGTGTCGAAAATGGCCGGTGGGCTTAGCGGCGAGGAAGCGGCAACCGACAAAACGATCAACGGCGCCGAAAAGGACAACACATCGGCGGTCCTACAACTGTCGGAACCGAACTTCCAGCACACCATCGAGAAGGGTGTCACTTTTGTTAAGTTCTACGCCCCCTGGTGCGGTCACTGTATGCGTCTGGCTCCGACCTGGGAACAGCTGGCGGAGAAGTTTGTCGGTTCCGATGCGGTCAAAATTGCCAAGGTGGACTGCACACTGGAGGTGAACAAGGTCCTGTGCGGCGAGCAGAAGGTGAACGGTTTCCCGTCCGTGTTCATCTACCGCAACGGGGAGGTGCTGAGCGAGTACAACGGCAATCGCTCGCTGGAGGATTTGCACGACTTCGTCACCCGGCACCTGGTCGAGCACGACGAACTGTAATTTAGTTTCGTTTGCCTCCCTCCCCCTGTGGTCGCCGCCAGCGGATGCATTTTTTGTGTAATTCAATCATATCTCGATGTTTGACGAGCAGTTTCGCTTGCAGCGCAACAAGACAAAGAACAACTTAAACGTAGAAAACATTTatgaaatttaaataaaaagtgAAATCGATAAATTAACTGATAAATTAGGTTTTTTTTCCTCACTAAAGAAATTCAACAAACATCAACTGTGTTAGGTatttttgaacacacttgttaTCGGACTTCGGAATAGCTCTATACTTACAACAGTAGGTTCGAAAGATTTGCACCTTACTTGTAGGATTCCTACTGTATTTTGAAACACAAT contains these protein-coding regions:
- the LOC128737466 gene encoding thioredoxin domain-containing protein 5 homolog yields the protein MYAYSGICSTVVLLLLAALASAHEEDTQSVLLTKDNFQSELETSNYFVMFFAPWCGHCKKLAPTWSKLAEIKNDDSAAQVKIGRVDCTNDGDLCSEQDVTGYPTLKFFKAGAAGSDTSVKYRGARDLDAFGSFLREQLGLESDEDTTDETDSVAEPPKPVSVLVELTDDTFAKHISSGKHFVKFFAPWCGHCTKLAPTWQQLAETLQHDTSISISKIDCTQYRPICADFEVKGYPTLLWIEDGKKIEKYSGARTHEDLKAFVSKMAGGLSGEEAATDKTINGAEKDNTSAVLQLSEPNFQHTIEKGVTFVKFYAPWCGHCMRLAPTWEQLAEKFVGSDAVKIAKVDCTLEVNKVLCGEQKVNGFPSVFIYRNGEVLSEYNGNRSLEDLHDFVTRHLVEHDEL